DNA sequence from the Sphingomonas taxi genome:
GCGATGCGGCGACCGCGACGCCGTTGCTTCACGGCCGGGCGCGGACGACTGTTCGTAGCAGCGGGAAGACTGGCAATCGGCGGGCGTTCGGCTAGAGAGCGGCGGGGTTCATCCCATTCGCCAAGAGGGTAATCGATGCGCATCACGATGATCGGTTCGGGCTATGTCGGCCTGGTGTCCGGGGCCTGTTTCGCCGATTTTGGCCATGACGTGATCTGCGTCGACAAGGACGAAGGCAAGATCGCCGCGCTCGAGGCGGGGCGGATGCCGATCTACGAACCGGGGCTGGAGGCCTTGGTGGCGACCAACGTCGCGGCCGGCCGGTTGACCTTCACCACCGATCTCGCGGCCTCGGTGGCCGGTGTGGATGCGATCTTCATCGCGGTGGGGACGCCGTCGCGTCGCGGCGACGGCCATGCCGATCTCAGCTATGTCTTCGCGGCCACCGAAGAGATCGCTGCGGCGGTGACCGGCCCGACGGTCGTCGTCACCAAGTCGACCGTGCCCGTCGGCACCGGCGACAAGGTCGAGGCGATCCTGCGCGAGAAGCGGCCCGACGTCGCGGTCGCGGTCGTCTCCAACCCCGAATTCCTGCGCGAAGGCGCCGCGATCGGCGACTTCAAGCGCCCCGACCGGATCGTCATCGGCACCGACGACGAGGCGGCGCGCAAGGTGATGCGCGGCGTCTATCGGCCGCTGTATCTCAACGAATCGCCGATCCTGTTCACCGGGCGGCGGACGTCCGAGCTGATCAAATATGCGGCGAACGCCTTCCTCGCGACCAAGATCACCTTCATCAACGAGATCGCCGACCTCTGCGAGGCGGTGGGCGCGAACGTCCAGGACGTCAGCCGCGGGATCGGCCTCGACAATCGCATCGGCGCCAAGTTCCTCCATGCCGGCCCCGGTTATGGCGGGTCGTGCTTCCCCAAGGATACGCTCGCGCTGCTCAAGACCGCCGAGGATTTCGAAAGCCCGGTCCATATCGTCGAGGCGGTGGTCAAGGTGAACGACAGCCGCAAGCGGGCGATGGGGCGCAAGGTGCTGCACGCCCTGGGCGACAGTCCGAAGGGCAAGACGGTCGCATTGCTCGGCCTGACGTTCAAACCCAATACCGACGACATGCGCGACGCGCCGTCGATCGCAATCGCACAGGCGCTGCGCGACGCCGGCGTGACGGTACGCGCCTATGATCCCGAGGGGATCGAGCCGGCGCGGCGGATGATGCCCGAGCTGACCTATTGCAAG
Encoded proteins:
- a CDS encoding UDP-glucose dehydrogenase family protein; protein product: MRITMIGSGYVGLVSGACFADFGHDVICVDKDEGKIAALEAGRMPIYEPGLEALVATNVAAGRLTFTTDLAASVAGVDAIFIAVGTPSRRGDGHADLSYVFAATEEIAAAVTGPTVVVTKSTVPVGTGDKVEAILREKRPDVAVAVVSNPEFLREGAAIGDFKRPDRIVIGTDDEAARKVMRGVYRPLYLNESPILFTGRRTSELIKYAANAFLATKITFINEIADLCEAVGANVQDVSRGIGLDNRIGAKFLHAGPGYGGSCFPKDTLALLKTAEDFESPVHIVEAVVKVNDSRKRAMGRKVLHALGDSPKGKTVALLGLTFKPNTDDMRDAPSIAIAQALRDAGVTVRAYDPEGIEPARRMMPELTYCKDAYEAAAGADAVVIVTEWDAFRALDLPKLASIMTAPVLVDLRNVYRRDDVEGAGFAYTAVGR